From Mytilus edulis chromosome 9, xbMytEdul2.2, whole genome shotgun sequence, the proteins below share one genomic window:
- the LOC139488717 gene encoding meprin A subunit beta-like, whose translation MNEIMEKTKVNGKKCIDFQPRKAEHGYMQFTYGSGCHTPIGYHSTRRSDVTLGTGCLRKGTVMHEILHGLGFWHEQSRADRDNYVTVHWKNIQTSHARNFDKYQLGTQIDHLGMPYDYGSVMHYPAYAFAIDRHQMTLEPKQSGVTIGQRVRLSETDAKEIQILYGCIPRGSVGTVTAAPGASTHAPDISHVSTPNPVITNQAATCSFDAGLCGWLQSTSDNIDWRTGMGSTPSRNTGPHADHSGTSGGHYLFLESSGQTNKNAILVSPQYQPGTYCFSAWFNMYGHEMGYIYFELLIGGRKHAMRSYHGDHGDRWMHVQTQVNVKGSHAFSFQIEGRTGTSYHSDLAIDDVSVTPGACSHG comes from the exons ATGAACGAAATTATGGAAAAGACAAAAGTAAATGGAAAGAAATGCATTGACTTCCAACCACGCAAAGCGGAACATGGATATATGCAATTTACTTACGGAAGTGG atgCCACACACCAATTGGTTATCACAGTACACGCAGATCTGACGTCACATTAGGTACCGGATGTCTACGAAAAGGAACAGTCATGCATGAAATCCTTCATGGTTTAGGATTCTGGCACGAACAAAGCAGAGCAGACAGAGACAACTACGTCACAGTTCACTGGAAGAATATTCAAACAA GTCATGCACGTAACTTTGACAAGTACCAATTAGGCACACAAATTGATCATTTGGGTATGCCATACGATTATGGATCAGTTATGCATTATCCAGCCTATGCGTTCGCCATTGATAGACATCAAATGACCCTTGAACCAAAACAAAGTGGAGTAACCATTGGACAAAGAGTAAGACTGAGCGAAACTGATGCCAAAGAAATTCAGATTTTATATGGTTGCATACCAAGAGGTAGTGTTGGAACAGTCACAGCAGCACCTGGCGCATCAACTCATGCACCAGATATTTCACACGTTTCTACACCAA ATCCTGTCATTACAAACCAAG CTGCCACATGTTCCTTTGATGCTGGTTTGTGTGGATGGTTACAATCCACAAGTGATAATATTGACTGGAGAACTGGTATGGGCAGTACACCTAGCCGAAACACTGGTCCACATGCCGACCACAGTGGAACTAGCGGAG gacattatttgtttttggaATCCAGTGGACAAACGAACAAAAACGCCATCCTTGTTTCCCCACAGTACCAACCTGGAACTTATTGTTTCTCAGCATGGTTTAACATGTATGGTCATGAAATGGGCTATATCTATTTTGAACTACTGATCGGAGGAAGGAAACATGCGATGAGGTCTTACCACGGTGACCACGGTGACAGATGGATGCACGTGCAGACTCAAGTTAACGTTAAAGGATCCCATGCATTCAGT TTCCAAATTGAAGGTAGAACAGGAACTTCATACCACAGCGACTTGGCTATTGACGATGTATCTGTCACACCAGGAGCATGTAGTCATGGTTAA